DNA sequence from the Vicinamibacterales bacterium genome:
ACCAGGTAATTGCCGTCGGGGCTCACGGTGTCGCCTTCCGCCGCCGCCAGGTGGCCGATCGAGTACGACATCGGCGCCTTGTCAACGACCTCCCACGTGCCGAGCTTCCACTTAGCGATCGCGCTGTCTACGAACAGCGAGGTGTAGGCCCAGCCGTCGGTGCCGAACTGCGTGTGCAGCGGGCCCAAACCGACCGCGATCTCGGCGTCCTTGATCGACTCGTACTTCAGCACCGGGATGCCGTCTTCCTCGCCGGTGAAGTCCTTGTTGCGAATCGCCGTCTGGATCTTCTCGAAGTTGAACGCCGTGGTCACGCCCTGGAGCTTGCCGGAGCCGATGATCCACTTGCCGTCCGGCGACACGTCGACCCCGTGCGGCGACTTGCCGCAGGGCATCAGGTAGACGATGCCGGGCACCTTCTTCGGGTCGAGCACCTTGACGCCGGCGATGACGTCACCCTTGCCTTCGGCAATCGCCTTCTCGGCGGCGCGCCAGTCGACGGCGGCAATGTAGTCCTGGTCGCGCTGCGAGGCGGTGACCTCGAGCTTGCCGGTGGCCCGCTCGGAGTTGTACGAGCTGAAGAACATCCAGCCGTCGGACGCCAGCTTGCCGGCGTCGCCGAGGTCGTAGTCGAAGGGCGGCATCAGGATCTGCCAGGCCAGCGACATCTCGCCAGACTTCGGATCGATCTTGACGCCGGCGATGATGCCCTTGTACTCGGTCGCGTACTTGTCGATGCCGACCACCCGGTTGGGCACCGGACGCGAGAACCGCGTCGCCATCATCGCGTATTCGGTGTTCGGCGTGACGAACGACGAGGCGTGGTTGCCATGCAGGTTCGGCACCGGCCCGAGGATCTGCTTGGTCTTGAAGTCGCGCAGGTCGATGCGCGCGATGCGCCCGTTCATCTCGTTGATGAACAGCCAGCGGCCGTCGTAGTCACCCTTGGTCTCCGACAGCGCCGGGTGATGCGCGTCGCCCCAGGTCAGCTCGCCCAGCATCTTCTTGGAGTCGTCATCGAAGCCGTAGCCGGTGGCCGGGTAGGGCGTGTAGACCGGGATGGTCGAGAGATGCCGCATCGAGGGCAGCCCGTAGACGTAGATCTGGCCGGAATGCCCGCCCGAGGAGAACATGTAGTACTCGTCGAGGTCGCCCGGCGCCACGTAGGTCTTCTGCGCGGCCACTGCGGCGTCCGACTGCACCCCGCCGCCGGCGCGCCGTGACGCGGGCTGGCTCGGCGTGCACTGGCTGGCGATCAGCGCCAGCACC
Encoded proteins:
- the nosZ gene encoding Sec-dependent nitrous-oxide reductase, which encodes MDRKNRVAWSRASALLVLALIASQCTPSQPASRRAGGGVQSDAAVAAQKTYVAPGDLDEYYMFSSGGHSGQIYVYGLPSMRHLSTIPVYTPYPATGYGFDDDSKKMLGELTWGDAHHPALSETKGDYDGRWLFINEMNGRIARIDLRDFKTKQILGPVPNLHGNHASSFVTPNTEYAMMATRFSRPVPNRVVGIDKYATEYKGIIAGVKIDPKSGEMSLAWQILMPPFDYDLGDAGKLASDGWMFFSSYNSERATGKLEVTASQRDQDYIAAVDWRAAEKAIAEGKGDVIAGVKVLDPKKVPGIVYLMPCGKSPHGVDVSPDGKWIIGSGKLQGVTTAFNFEKIQTAIRNKDFTGEEDGIPVLKYESIKDAEIAVGLGPLHTQFGTDGWAYTSLFVDSAIAKWKLGTWEVVDKAPMSYSIGHLAAAEGDTVSPDGNYLVGLNKLSHGRHLNVGPSQPESSQLLDITEEKMKLLYDAFTEPEPHYAQIIKADKIHPIEVYPKEENKHPMAVWDVKDAGVTRNGKKVLVKVVAVRSTLTPTSFEVSAGDEVTVAITNIEQTTDELHGFGLLDYNINVVIDPGETKTVTFTAKKSGVFAYYCTNFCSALHQEMQGYMIVK